ttgagctgagggggaacgggaggtttggaaaaggggaagggggttccctgcGAGGCAGCGAGGCagcagggggggtcccgtcccctcacgcAGCCACgtgagctccgccaggggctggagcgccgctccccgcggccgccgtcctgtccgcgcgagagaccgccccgccgccatctctagtgagggcacagcggccgcgctctccccgcaccgcgctctccccgcaccgcccgaacggcgccggtacccgagcagGAGGACTcggaaggacgttaactccccctcctcggcggggtgcgccgcccgcttcccaagagcggctcccagagcgaccggctcccctcctccccggcggcacgaggcacggcctcagggcggcggcttcactgcccgcgcccaagatggcggcgcaaCGGGAgtgggaaagcgtgaggcgctgcaggcgtcaggcccggcccgggagcccccagccgctcctgctcccacgcaccccccccgtttgctttacatttgtgtatcgtatataaatgcagagacaaggagcagcggcacggagcaggctgctgggtacgggcTGTTCCCTCggcacacacacccacacgccCCCGTCCGGGGCCCGCTgggcacgaaagggaaggtgagggaagaaCGAAAaccaaaggcacagaggcgtcctggctgaagccgagctgtgctcatctaccctttgaatgacaattccaaaggcacagccccactcacgaaagctggcggctccgcagcgtccccagcagacacaaccaccaccggcggggcggggggggctctgcccggggagctcccgcagggtccgcagtctgaggacaacgctccgcccacagccccgcaccgaaaccgacggaaggtcccacagcctccttgtcaagcccaagggaacccgagctgggcccgtatacggtcagtgctccagaagcttccctgctcccaggcgtttcattcAACgaggccccgtctgtcagccgagggctgtgggcgtgaccagagcgcccatcaaccggaagtgccgggcgctttcctgcggctgcaaagtgctgcgacatggggctgggggcaccccggggcggggcgcggagccgctgcgacccccagttctgggtcccccggccCAGAGCagagcgctcccctcctccggctgccgacagtcagcccggtgaagcgcggaatgaccttacagcccttgaggttataaagaaggtatgtgtttatttacgacgccgggcACAccgggaatcatttcacctaatacgtgtgtaaaattacagtagctgtgaacttggttaaatgcagtacaGTGTTACGTATTcaggaaagttttaggaacgcctatacatattcataacctgtccccgagaaggcggttcttattacagtgattcaggagaccatttccagagcctCCACCTCTGGCTGCTCCTGGTGGCAGCTGCGCAGTGACTGTGACCCCGGGTCCTcgttctctgtacacggtcaccgttggtccagtgtgatgagctgGTTGGGTCTCAGCCTGCTGAGCCGGTtcaaactggcgtatctcctgtcctgtgcccacgtttctgtaatctagttcacccaaggattattatctttgcaaggcgtcagtgaagtcctgtttttcgtacaatcacagaatcacagaattggccaggttgg
The window above is part of the Patagioenas fasciata isolate bPatFas1 chromosome 18, bPatFas1.hap1, whole genome shotgun sequence genome. Proteins encoded here:
- the LOC139829370 gene encoding uncharacterized protein isoform X2; the protein is MSQHFAAAGKRPALPVDGRSGHAHSPRLTDGASLNETPGSREASGALTVYGPSSGSLGLDKEAVGPSVGFGAGLWAERCPQTADPAGAPRAEPPPPRRWWLCLLGTLRSRQLSAAPGLQGSLAVMMSGNKFTTCEVINFPTHEVIKQDRPGPF
- the LOC139829370 gene encoding uncharacterized protein isoform X1, with amino-acid sequence MSQHFAAAGKRPALPVDGRSGHAHSPRLTDGASLNETPGSREASGALTVYGPSSGSLGLDKEAVGPSVGFGAGLWAERCPQTADPAGAPRAEPPPPRRWWLCLLGTLRSRQLSAAPGLQGSLAVMMSGNKFTTCEVINFPTHEVIKQLIEGELPGPELHVQTSQRRLGLLLPLFSLHLIPATHPLPGTSLWEMEPQTGLLKYT
- the LOC139829370 gene encoding uncharacterized protein isoform X3, with amino-acid sequence MSQHFAAAGKRPALPVDGRSGHAHSPRLTDGASLNETPGSREASGALTVYGPSSGSLGLDKEAVGPSVGFGAGLWAERCPQTADPAGAPRAEPPPPRRWWLCLLGTLRSRQLSAAPGLQGSLAVMMSGNKFTTCEVINFPTHEVIKQVSY